From Pontibacter actiniarum, a single genomic window includes:
- a CDS encoding septal ring lytic transglycosylase RlpA family protein: protein MNHNRKCFIFSLIIFLFIGIGQPIFASGNTGKLKSQKGEASWYGSRYHGRKTSSGERYNKNAMTAAHKTLPFGTKVKVTNLDNNESVIVRINDRGPFVGDRIIDVSEAAARELEFHSKGIGHVKIEVLETEADLASAAGFSFDVASFADYDFASEVKPELASNN, encoded by the coding sequence TTATTGGCATCGGCCAACCTATTTTTGCCAGCGGAAACACAGGCAAACTTAAAAGCCAAAAAGGAGAGGCATCCTGGTACGGGAGCCGCTACCACGGCAGAAAAACGAGCAGCGGCGAGCGCTACAACAAAAACGCCATGACCGCCGCGCACAAAACCCTTCCTTTCGGCACAAAGGTAAAAGTGACCAACCTCGATAACAACGAATCTGTTATCGTGCGCATCAACGACAGAGGCCCGTTTGTGGGCGACCGCATCATTGATGTTTCAGAAGCTGCAGCCCGCGAGCTCGAATTCCACAGCAAAGGCATTGGGCATGTAAAAATCGAAGTACTGGAAACAGAGGCTGATCTGGCTTCTGCTGCCGGTTTCTCTTTTGATGTAGCTTCTTTTGCTGACTATGACTTTGCCTCAGAGGTGAAGCCCGAACTGGCCAGCAACAACTAA